The proteins below come from a single Streptomyces sp. M92 genomic window:
- a CDS encoding ABC transporter ATP-binding protein, which yields MTPPAGSLLSAEQLRKAYGPTLALDGAEFSIHPGEVVAVMGPSGSGKSTLLHCLAGIVTPDSGTIMYGGRELSAMGDAERSALRRSDFGFVFQFGQLVPELTCVENVALPLRLNGTSRKAAERAALAWMERLEVDDLRKKRPGEVSGGQGQRVAVARSLVTDPRVLFADEPTGALDSLNGERVMELLTDAARSTNAAVVLVTHEARVAAYSDREIVVRDGRSRDMERVV from the coding sequence ATGACTCCTCCCGCAGGTTCGCTGCTCTCGGCCGAGCAGCTGCGCAAGGCCTACGGCCCGACCCTCGCCCTCGACGGCGCCGAGTTCTCCATCCACCCCGGCGAGGTCGTCGCCGTGATGGGACCCTCCGGGTCGGGCAAGTCGACGCTGCTGCACTGCCTCGCCGGAATCGTCACGCCCGACTCGGGCACGATCATGTACGGCGGGCGGGAGCTGTCCGCCATGGGCGACGCCGAGCGCAGTGCGCTGCGCCGCTCCGACTTCGGGTTCGTGTTCCAGTTCGGGCAGCTGGTGCCGGAGCTGACGTGCGTGGAGAACGTCGCCCTGCCGCTGCGGCTGAACGGCACCTCCCGCAAGGCGGCCGAGCGGGCCGCGCTGGCCTGGATGGAGCGGCTGGAGGTCGACGACCTGAGGAAGAAGCGGCCCGGTGAGGTCTCCGGCGGCCAGGGGCAGCGGGTCGCGGTGGCACGGTCGCTGGTCACCGACCCGCGTGTGCTCTTCGCCGACGAGCCGACCGGCGCGCTGGACTCCCTCAACGGCGAGCGCGTGATGGAACTCCTCACGGACGCCGCCCGCTCCACCAACGCCGCCGTCGTGCTGGTGACGCACGAGGCACGGGTGGCCGCCTATTCCGACCGCGAGATCGTCGTGCGGGACGGCAGGTCCCGGGACATGGAGCGGGTCGTATGA
- a CDS encoding PadR family transcriptional regulator → MSIGHTLLGLLESGPRHGYDLKRAFDEKFGHDRPLHYGQVYSTMSRLLKNGLVVVDGIETGGGPERKRYAITDAGITDVQRWLATPEKPEPYLQSTLYTKVVLALLTRRDAADVLDTQRSEHLRSMRILTDRKRKGDLADQLICDHALFHLEADLRWLELTAARLDKLREAVAR, encoded by the coding sequence GCGCCACGGTTACGACCTCAAGCGCGCCTTCGACGAGAAGTTCGGTCACGACCGGCCGCTCCACTACGGCCAGGTCTATTCCACGATGTCCCGCCTGCTGAAGAACGGCCTCGTCGTCGTCGACGGCATCGAGACCGGCGGCGGCCCCGAGCGGAAGCGGTACGCGATCACCGACGCGGGGATCACCGACGTACAGCGGTGGCTCGCCACGCCCGAGAAGCCCGAGCCGTACCTCCAGTCGACGCTCTACACGAAAGTCGTCCTCGCGCTGCTCACCCGGCGCGACGCCGCCGACGTCCTCGACACCCAGCGTTCGGAACACCTGCGCAGCATGCGCATCCTGACCGACCGCAAGCGCAAGGGCGACCTCGCGGACCAGCTGATCTGCGACCACGCCCTGTTCCATCTGGAGGCCGACCTGCGGTGGCTGGAACTCACCGCCGCGCGCCTCGACAAGCTCCGTGAGGCGGTGGCCCGATGA